One stretch of Lacimicrobium alkaliphilum DNA includes these proteins:
- the rpsR gene encoding 30S ribosomal protein S18 gives MARFFRRRKYCRFTAEGIKQIDYKDTALLKNYITESGKIVPSRITGTSAKYQRQLSTAIKRARFLALLPYTDSHK, from the coding sequence ATGGCTCGTTTTTTCAGACGTCGTAAATACTGCCGCTTCACCGCGGAAGGCATCAAGCAGATCGATTACAAAGATACTGCCTTGTTGAAAAACTACATCACTGAAAGTGGCAAAATCGTACCCAGCCGTATTACGGGTACCAGTGCCAAATATCAGCGTCAGTTGTCAACTGCCATCAAGCGCGCGCGCTTCCTGGCTCTGTTGCCTTACACTGATTCTCACAAGTAA
- the rpsF gene encoding 30S ribosomal protein S6, with amino-acid sequence MRHYEIVFMVHPDQSEQVPGMIERYTGIITNAGGQIHRLEDWGRRQLAYPIEKLHKAHYVLINAEASAEAIEELETAFRFNDIVLRNLIMRTKTADTEPSPMAKEERRETGGRDERRDSDEREDRRESREEDSSASEAAAE; translated from the coding sequence ATGCGTCATTACGAAATCGTATTTATGGTTCATCCGGACCAGAGTGAACAGGTTCCAGGTATGATCGAGCGTTATACCGGAATCATTACCAATGCCGGTGGCCAGATCCATCGTCTGGAAGACTGGGGCCGTCGTCAACTGGCTTACCCCATTGAAAAACTGCACAAAGCACATTACGTGCTGATCAATGCCGAAGCCTCAGCTGAAGCCATTGAAGAGCTGGAAACAGCGTTCCGTTTCAATGATATTGTTCTGCGTAATCTGATTATGCGTACTAAAACTGCAGATACTGAACCTTCTCCTATGGCCAAAGAAGAGCGCCGTGAAACCGGTGGTCGTGATGAACGCCGCGATTCAGATGAAAGAGAAGATCGTCGCGAAAGCCGCGAAGAAGATAGCTCAGCCTCTGAAGCTGCCGCAGAATAA
- a CDS encoding AI-2E family transporter, whose protein sequence is MRKGGCVISQQNQASPLGGHPIILLVVIVATLYLARGFLLPVTVSVLLALTLSPPVTRLMKVGVPKVLSSLVMLLLSCSLLIGAVWLMLPAIGGWLTTAPEKIESVMNLDQDMVSKLQQVKDSVEETSEKVSEAVEEVISSEEQAPVMVEQRTWPDTLLTSIQQGAANTLLILVLTLFLLTNGGDLVVNMVRLSKQRQQRRKIIRLFSRLRTETGHYLGAVMLINLTLGLITSVLLWLIDFPMPWIWIVLVAILRLIPYVGMSIVSALLLLISITQGDQQLWQILMAPVGFLVLSTLFGFIVDPVVHGIRLQINPIVVFVAVIFWGWLWGPIGAILGVPLLTVIFVVADTLGWQQISQIMTTRLGPATDSNKNSGGS, encoded by the coding sequence ATGCGAAAGGGAGGATGTGTTATCAGCCAACAGAATCAGGCCTCACCACTTGGAGGCCACCCAATTATTTTGCTTGTTGTTATCGTTGCCACTTTGTATCTGGCCAGAGGATTTCTGCTGCCGGTTACCGTCTCAGTTCTGCTGGCTCTGACCCTGTCACCGCCTGTCACCCGGTTGATGAAAGTCGGCGTACCCAAAGTGCTTTCCAGCCTGGTTATGCTGTTACTGAGCTGCTCTTTATTAATCGGTGCCGTGTGGCTGATGCTGCCCGCCATAGGCGGCTGGCTGACCACCGCGCCGGAGAAAATTGAGAGCGTGATGAATCTGGATCAGGACATGGTCAGTAAATTGCAACAGGTCAAAGATTCGGTAGAAGAAACCTCTGAGAAAGTCTCTGAAGCGGTGGAAGAGGTAATCAGTTCAGAGGAACAGGCTCCGGTGATGGTGGAGCAACGAACCTGGCCGGATACCCTGCTCACTTCCATACAGCAGGGAGCGGCAAACACCCTGTTGATTCTGGTATTAACCCTGTTTCTGCTCACCAATGGCGGCGATTTGGTGGTGAATATGGTGAGGCTGTCAAAACAACGACAACAACGACGAAAGATTATCCGCTTGTTCAGTCGCCTGCGCACTGAAACCGGCCATTATCTGGGCGCGGTGATGTTGATCAATCTTACTCTGGGACTGATTACCAGTGTATTGCTGTGGCTCATCGATTTCCCCATGCCCTGGATCTGGATTGTGCTGGTTGCGATATTGCGGCTGATTCCCTATGTGGGCATGAGTATTGTCAGCGCCCTGCTATTGCTGATTTCCATCACTCAGGGTGATCAGCAGCTCTGGCAGATCCTGATGGCCCCCGTCGGATTTTTAGTGCTCTCCACCCTGTTTGGTTTTATCGTTGACCCTGTGGTGCACGGTATCCGGCTGCAAATCAATCCTATTGTGGTCTTTGTGGCGGTGATCTTCTGGGGCTGGCTGTGGGGGCCGATTGGTGCCATTCTCGGTGTGCCCTTGCTGACGGTTATCTTCGTGGTGGCCGACACCCTGGGCTGGCAGCAAATAAGCCAGATTATGACCACCAGACTCGGCCCGGCAACTGATTCCAATAAAAACAGCGGAGGAAGCTGA
- a CDS encoding phosphoribosyltransferase family protein, whose protein sequence is MCSGPSCILLVDDGVATGATMRVAIAAARYQQPAKVVVAVPLAPADTAHQLAQEADQLICLATPEPFVAIGHWYRDFPQVTDDQVRAQLAMSQSAS, encoded by the coding sequence ATGTGCTCAGGGCCAAGCTGTATCCTTCTGGTCGACGATGGTGTCGCCACCGGGGCCACAATGCGGGTGGCGATTGCCGCCGCCAGATATCAGCAGCCAGCCAAGGTAGTCGTAGCCGTGCCCCTCGCGCCCGCCGATACCGCACATCAGTTAGCTCAGGAGGCCGATCAGTTAATATGCCTGGCCACACCAGAGCCTTTTGTCGCGATAGGTCACTGGTACCGGGATTTTCCTCAGGTTACAGATGATCAGGTCCGGGCGCAGTTGGCCATGTCTCAGAGCGCTTCATAA
- the rplI gene encoding 50S ribosomal protein L9, translating to MEIILLDKIANLGGLGDQVTVKSGYARNFLFPKAKAVPATKANIEKFEQRRAELEAKIAEELAAAEARAAKVAELAEVTIAAPAGEEGKLFGSVGTKDIADALTAAGVEVAKAEVKLPLGTLRETGEFDIDLQLHSDVHAQVKVKIIAEA from the coding sequence ATGGAAATCATTCTACTAGACAAAATCGCCAACCTGGGCGGTTTGGGTGACCAGGTCACCGTAAAATCAGGTTATGCCCGTAACTTCCTGTTCCCTAAGGCTAAAGCCGTACCGGCAACCAAGGCGAACATTGAGAAGTTTGAACAGCGTCGTGCTGAGCTTGAAGCGAAAATCGCTGAAGAGCTGGCTGCTGCTGAAGCCCGTGCAGCCAAAGTGGCTGAGCTGGCTGAAGTGACTATCGCTGCTCCTGCCGGTGAAGAAGGTAAGCTGTTCGGCTCTGTCGGTACCAAAGACATCGCCGATGCACTGACTGCTGCTGGTGTTGAAGTGGCCAAAGCTGAAGTTAAGCTGCCACTGGGCACACTGCGTGAAACCGGTGAATTTGATATTGACCTGCAACTGCACTCTGATGTGCACGCCCAGGTAAAAGTAAAAATTATCGCCGAAGCGTAA
- a CDS encoding DMT family transporter has product MPGKPLYSVSPLKSVIEGARVYMIGEIAALSTACCWAVAARLFRQLGASFSPLALNFWKGLVAILILLPLTWAMPMQAELSQMDIFWLLLSGVIGIGLGDTCFFQSLNKIGDSQSLLVAETLAPIFTALLAMAWIAEWLNWQQWLGIALVILSVDMVIKLNRRDQTQIFEATGYVYAALAALCQAVGAVISRDILTSTGIDAANASQIRLLGGMAIIVLLMLGMRQRWLPKTDNPRRTWMVFGAATLIGTFAALYLQMVAFTYTKAAVVQTLFATSVILSLGIAWLLKERIHRQALLWSLLALVGVAILVGADSLSAAI; this is encoded by the coding sequence TTGCCCGGCAAACCTCTCTATTCTGTCAGCCCGCTGAAATCTGTTATTGAAGGTGCCCGGGTTTATATGATTGGTGAAATTGCAGCATTAAGTACGGCCTGTTGCTGGGCGGTGGCGGCCAGATTATTCAGACAACTGGGCGCGAGTTTTTCGCCGCTGGCACTGAATTTCTGGAAGGGGCTGGTGGCGATCCTGATCCTGTTGCCACTGACCTGGGCCATGCCCATGCAGGCAGAGTTATCGCAGATGGATATATTCTGGCTGCTGCTCAGCGGTGTGATCGGCATAGGTCTGGGCGATACCTGTTTTTTTCAGTCTCTGAATAAAATAGGTGACAGCCAGTCGTTACTGGTGGCAGAAACCCTGGCGCCGATTTTTACCGCTCTGCTGGCCATGGCCTGGATAGCCGAATGGCTGAACTGGCAACAATGGCTGGGCATCGCGCTGGTGATCCTGTCTGTGGATATGGTGATTAAGTTAAACCGGCGCGACCAGACTCAGATCTTTGAAGCCACCGGTTATGTGTATGCGGCGCTGGCTGCCCTGTGTCAGGCGGTGGGCGCAGTGATCAGCCGCGATATTCTCACCTCTACCGGTATCGATGCGGCCAATGCCAGTCAGATCCGTCTGCTTGGGGGCATGGCGATTATTGTGCTGCTGATGCTGGGCATGCGTCAGCGCTGGCTGCCCAAAACTGACAATCCCAGACGCACCTGGATGGTGTTCGGCGCCGCGACCCTGATCGGCACTTTTGCAGCCTTATATCTGCAGATGGTGGCCTTTACCTATACCAAGGCGGCTGTGGTGCAAACCCTGTTTGCCACCAGTGTCATCCTGTCGCTGGGGATTGCCTGGTTGCTGAAAGAGCGGATCCATCGCCAGGCCTTATTATGGTCATTGCTGGCCCTGGTGGGGGTGGCCATTCTGGTGGGCGCGGATTCGTTATCCGCGGCGATATAA
- a CDS encoding gamma-glutamyl-gamma-aminobutyrate hydrolase family protein has translation MTTFTKIPLIGVTTHSGAWCPPWWTIAFAIRRAGGKAVRISPRHDVEVSELQGLVLSGGTDLCPELYGQPAEPGQSYDVPRDELESKVLDFALQKQLPMLGICRGCQLINVRLGGALFRDIKNQRKLTSNRTMIHPGKKLFVRTDSMLHRIVEHEQLRINSLHHQAIAEVAPGFVISGTDADDFTQAIESPEKPYILGVQWHPEYLPYMINQAKLFKWLVRQCIE, from the coding sequence TTGACAACCTTCACTAAAATACCGCTTATTGGCGTAACCACCCACTCGGGCGCCTGGTGCCCGCCCTGGTGGACCATCGCCTTTGCCATCAGGCGCGCCGGTGGCAAGGCAGTAAGGATCAGCCCCCGACACGATGTTGAGGTGTCTGAACTACAGGGACTGGTACTGAGCGGCGGTACTGACCTATGTCCTGAACTTTACGGGCAACCCGCAGAGCCGGGGCAGAGTTATGACGTGCCCAGGGATGAGCTGGAAAGCAAAGTGCTGGATTTTGCCCTGCAGAAACAGTTACCCATGCTCGGAATTTGCCGGGGTTGCCAGTTGATTAATGTGCGACTGGGCGGCGCCTTATTCAGAGATATCAAAAATCAGCGAAAGCTGACGTCTAACCGCACTATGATCCATCCGGGTAAAAAGTTGTTTGTCAGAACTGACAGTATGCTGCATCGCATTGTTGAACACGAACAACTGCGGATTAACAGTCTGCATCATCAGGCCATTGCAGAAGTGGCTCCGGGATTTGTGATCAGTGGCACCGATGCCGATGACTTTACCCAGGCCATTGAAAGTCCGGAAAAGCCTTATATCCTAGGCGTTCAGTGGCACCCTGAATACCTGCCTTATATGATCAATCAGGCCAAGTTGTTTAAGTGGCTGGTACGCCAATGTATTGAGTAA
- a CDS encoding YqaA family protein, giving the protein MMSYLVLFSSAFLAATFLPFYSEIVLFTLARQGEPPGLLILVATLGNTLGAVVNWVLGKYLLHFKDRRWFYFKESQLERVQKWFQRYGIWSLAFSWLPVGGDALTFIAGVMKVRILPFLLLVGLGKGVRYIVVFYFSTVI; this is encoded by the coding sequence ATGATGTCATATCTGGTGTTATTCTCTTCGGCTTTTCTGGCGGCCACCTTCCTGCCGTTTTATTCAGAGATTGTGTTATTCACGCTTGCCCGCCAGGGCGAACCTCCGGGTTTACTGATTTTGGTCGCAACCCTCGGCAATACCCTGGGCGCAGTGGTGAACTGGGTGCTTGGTAAATATCTGCTGCATTTTAAAGATCGCCGCTGGTTTTACTTCAAAGAATCCCAGCTTGAGCGGGTACAGAAATGGTTTCAGCGATACGGTATCTGGAGCCTGGCTTTTTCCTGGTTACCGGTCGGCGGCGATGCACTGACCTTTATCGCCGGAGTGATGAAAGTACGGATTCTGCCTTTTCTGCTCCTGGTCGGGCTGGGCAAAGGCGTGCGGTATATTGTGGTGTTTTATTTTTCCACCGTCATCTGA